A portion of the Nitrospira sp. genome contains these proteins:
- a CDS encoding tetratricopeptide repeat protein has translation MVPADQSPLHGDESYFFDEDGILAGVLYTFRSGLDLKPYPTLRHTLSLLKPVTEFYLHVPGLSTESSFDSSALYETGDEKTTTQYLVIGFREHPTLLQASVTTDPYVRLFSPYRREFLARLKSTGTQKEGQRIEPQGSEDKEPFASLQQFARGQTAQLSYCGPQNYRVAADAYQKAISGGFTNKVWQAEVHHKYGQALFGLGQYEKAKSEMLQSLAIRPNTPDTFNNLGSVYLKLGDKTAAQTAFEKAIILRPNYAIARFNLAETVEPVNPKRALTEYETYLALADGIPEEADRIALVQQRVKKLKH, from the coding sequence ATGGTCCCCGCCGATCAAAGCCCTCTCCACGGCGACGAGTCGTATTTTTTCGACGAAGATGGAATTCTCGCCGGCGTCCTCTACACGTTTCGCAGCGGTCTGGATCTGAAACCGTACCCGACGCTCCGGCATACTCTGTCTCTGCTCAAACCGGTCACGGAATTCTATCTCCACGTTCCGGGCTTGTCGACCGAATCGAGTTTCGATTCTTCCGCCCTCTACGAAACGGGCGACGAGAAAACGACCACGCAGTATCTGGTGATCGGCTTCAGGGAGCACCCGACCTTGTTGCAGGCTTCGGTCACGACCGATCCCTACGTCAGACTTTTCTCTCCCTACCGCCGGGAGTTCCTGGCCCGTCTGAAGTCGACCGGCACCCAGAAAGAAGGACAACGGATCGAACCACAGGGATCAGAGGACAAAGAGCCGTTTGCATCGCTCCAGCAGTTCGCCAGGGGACAGACCGCTCAACTCTCATACTGCGGACCACAGAATTATCGTGTTGCGGCGGATGCCTACCAGAAGGCTATTTCGGGCGGATTCACAAATAAGGTGTGGCAGGCGGAAGTCCACCACAAATACGGTCAAGCGCTCTTTGGACTCGGACAATACGAAAAGGCGAAAAGCGAAATGCTGCAGTCGTTGGCGATCCGGCCCAATACGCCGGATACCTTCAACAATCTCGGCTCGGTATACCTCAAGCTCGGCGACAAGACGGCGGCCCAGACGGCATTCGAAAAAGCCATCATCCTGCGACCCAACTATGCGATCGCTCGCTTCAACCTGGCGGAGACCGTCGAGCCCGTGAATCCTAAACGGGCCCTCACCGAGTATGAGACCTACCTGGCATTGGCGGATGGCATTCCCGAGGAAGCCGACCGCATTGCCCTCGTGCAACAACGCGTCAAAAAATTGAAACACTGA
- the recR gene encoding recombination mediator RecR, with the protein MAVDQQGLLARLVRELVRLPGIGQKTAQRLAFHLLKAERDDALRLADAVRAVKDGLSFCRQCRNIAEGDLCEFCLDPKRDRSRILVVEEPSTLYAIERAGGYRGLYHVLLGALSPLDGVGPSDIRAEELIDRVKLGGVVEVILATNPTIEGEATAIYLTNQLKPLGTRVSRIAYGIPVGMDIEYADEVTLLKSIEGRREL; encoded by the coding sequence ATGGCTGTCGATCAACAGGGATTGCTGGCGCGGCTGGTTCGGGAGCTGGTTCGCCTTCCGGGTATCGGACAGAAGACTGCTCAACGACTGGCGTTCCATCTGTTGAAGGCTGAGCGAGACGACGCGCTGCGATTGGCTGACGCGGTGCGGGCGGTCAAAGACGGCCTTTCGTTTTGCCGTCAGTGTCGGAACATCGCCGAAGGCGATTTGTGCGAGTTCTGTCTCGACCCGAAGCGTGACCGTTCGCGGATCCTGGTGGTGGAGGAGCCCAGTACGCTCTATGCGATCGAACGTGCGGGAGGGTATCGCGGCCTGTATCACGTCCTCCTAGGGGCGCTGTCGCCGCTCGACGGCGTGGGACCGTCGGACATTCGCGCCGAGGAACTCATCGACCGGGTCAAGTTGGGGGGCGTTGTGGAAGTGATTCTGGCGACCAATCCGACGATCGAAGGAGAGGCCACGGCGATCTACCTCACCAATCAACTCAAGCCGTTGGGAACTCGGGTTTCGCGCATTGCCTACGGGATCCCGGTCGGGATGGATATTGAGTATGCCGATGAGGTCACGCTGCTGAAATCCATCGAGGGCCGGCGGGAACTGTAG
- the dnaX gene encoding DNA polymerase III subunit gamma/tau, producing MDYQVSARKYRPGTFDDVIGQPHVVQTLMNAIESKRVAQAYLFSGTRGVGKTTVARILAKALNCERGPTGSPCAVCVNCCEIAQGNSVDVIEIDGASNTSVDDVREIRENVKFAPFRGQYRIYIIDEVHMLSNSAFNALLKTLEEPPGHVVFIFATTEIHKIPATILSRCQHYNFRRIARTEIVERLLHVAAQDGITVEDRSLAALARASEGSMRDALSLLDQAMAFGGKTVVHADLELLLGAVPQELVRAMIQTLIAQDSAGALHVLSTLLDRGHDLRAYCAEIVEYLRNMLVVSVTAPHEWPRLIETSSEDLAQFESDKGAFNPDQLQQLFAIFTQAEDSLRSSAHPRFVLETASVKATRLLRKGEASAGQPARPLAAERRPIPAAPRTEKGLGPELRAGPASSPTRQVSATAKAAATQDPFASTAAKTGTSSAQSANAKEDAVRAPIEAAPGSPPSGVVVTLEWEQFQDEVGRAFPNVAPFLERGRLVGIEGGVITIGFDKQATVARAMLEKPDNMQALTALCTRLSGQSMRLRIVEQTEEAPPGPTMAQIRAAREQDRRLVLFEQARAHPVVKRALEIFGAELTDVRPVTRQKEVEE from the coding sequence ATGGATTACCAAGTCTCTGCCCGCAAATACCGGCCCGGCACCTTCGACGATGTGATCGGTCAGCCGCATGTCGTGCAGACGCTGATGAACGCCATTGAGTCGAAGCGGGTGGCGCAGGCCTATCTGTTTTCCGGGACACGAGGTGTCGGCAAGACCACGGTTGCCAGGATTCTTGCCAAGGCGCTTAACTGCGAGCGCGGGCCGACGGGCTCGCCATGTGCCGTCTGCGTCAATTGCTGCGAGATCGCGCAGGGAAATTCGGTCGATGTGATCGAGATCGACGGCGCCTCCAATACGAGCGTGGACGATGTGCGGGAGATCCGGGAAAACGTCAAGTTTGCTCCGTTCAGAGGACAGTACCGGATCTACATCATCGACGAAGTCCACATGCTGTCGAACTCCGCGTTCAACGCGCTGCTGAAGACTTTGGAGGAACCTCCGGGGCACGTAGTGTTCATCTTCGCGACCACGGAAATCCACAAGATACCGGCGACCATCCTGTCGCGCTGCCAGCATTACAATTTTCGGCGGATCGCCCGAACCGAGATCGTGGAGCGGCTTCTTCACGTGGCGGCGCAGGATGGCATTACGGTAGAAGATCGAAGTCTCGCAGCCTTGGCTCGGGCCAGTGAAGGCAGCATGCGCGACGCCTTGAGTTTACTCGACCAGGCGATGGCATTCGGGGGAAAGACGGTTGTCCATGCAGATCTCGAACTCCTGCTGGGTGCGGTACCTCAAGAGTTGGTCCGAGCCATGATCCAAACCCTTATCGCACAGGACAGCGCTGGCGCGCTGCACGTCTTGTCGACCCTGTTGGATCGAGGACACGACCTGCGGGCCTATTGCGCGGAGATCGTTGAGTACCTGCGAAACATGCTCGTGGTCTCGGTCACTGCGCCGCATGAATGGCCGCGGTTAATCGAAACCTCTTCGGAGGACCTCGCGCAATTCGAGTCGGATAAAGGTGCGTTTAACCCTGACCAACTGCAACAGCTCTTCGCTATCTTTACCCAGGCTGAGGATAGTCTTCGGAGCAGCGCCCATCCTCGGTTCGTGCTGGAGACAGCATCGGTGAAGGCGACCCGCCTCCTTCGAAAAGGCGAAGCATCCGCGGGACAACCCGCTCGCCCGCTCGCAGCGGAGCGCCGGCCCATCCCGGCGGCGCCGCGTACGGAGAAAGGTCTCGGGCCGGAGCTGCGCGCGGGCCCTGCGTCGTCGCCGACACGTCAGGTGTCCGCAACGGCCAAAGCGGCGGCCACACAAGACCCCTTTGCCTCTACTGCGGCAAAGACGGGGACTTCGTCCGCGCAGTCCGCGAATGCAAAAGAGGACGCCGTGCGTGCCCCTATAGAGGCGGCACCTGGATCGCCCCCGAGCGGCGTTGTGGTGACGCTGGAGTGGGAGCAGTTCCAGGACGAAGTGGGGCGAGCGTTTCCCAACGTCGCACCCTTTCTCGAGAGAGGGCGTTTGGTCGGCATTGAGGGCGGCGTGATCACGATCGGATTCGACAAGCAGGCCACTGTGGCGCGAGCCATGCTTGAGAAACCGGACAACATGCAGGCGCTGACCGCGCTCTGCACGAGACTCAGCGGTCAATCGATGCGACTTCGCATCGTTGAGCAGACGGAGGAGGCTCCGCCGGGGCCCACGATGGCGCAGATCAGAGCGGCAAGGGAGCAGGATCGGCGGCTGGTGCTGTTCGAGCAGGCGCGCGCCCATCCGGTCGTGAAACGGGCGTTGGAAATCTTCGGAGCAGAACTCACCGACGTCAGACCGGTGACGCGGCAGAAAGAGGTGGAGGAATGA
- a CDS encoding TraR/DksA C4-type zinc finger protein, producing MKARPHVRRTGSASVKPSVPKRKVQSSGGAGKYSAIRKELQKQRAAILEEAGEGLTKRDGQEAFPDVSDQASAEVDQNFTMRIKEREQKLLKKIDEALERMKKSTYGICERCEEEIPYQRLKARPVTTLCIACKTLQEEEEQARR from the coding sequence ATGAAAGCACGCCCCCACGTCAGACGCACCGGCAGCGCTTCAGTGAAACCTTCCGTTCCCAAACGAAAGGTTCAATCTTCCGGCGGCGCCGGGAAGTATTCCGCCATACGCAAGGAACTCCAAAAACAGCGGGCTGCCATCTTGGAGGAGGCCGGAGAGGGTCTCACCAAGCGAGACGGTCAAGAGGCGTTTCCGGATGTCAGCGACCAGGCTTCGGCCGAGGTCGATCAGAATTTTACGATGCGTATCAAGGAGCGCGAACAGAAGCTCCTCAAGAAAATCGATGAAGCGTTGGAACGGATGAAGAAGAGCACCTATGGGATCTGCGAACGGTGCGAAGAAGAAATCCCCTACCAACGGTTGAAGGCCCGTCCTGTCACCACCCTCTGTATCGCGTGCAAGACCCTGCAGGAAGAAGAAGAACAAGCCCGCCGGTAA
- the mscL gene encoding large conductance mechanosensitive channel protein MscL has translation MLKEFRDFAMKGNVLDMAIGVIIGGAFGKIVSSLVSDILMPPIGLLMGKVDFSSLFLTLSGTPQPSLVAAKAAGTPTLNYGVFLQSVFDFLIVAFVIFMLVKQVNRFKREAPPAPPAGPTNEEKLLMEIRDAIKNQRH, from the coding sequence ATGTTGAAAGAATTCAGGGATTTTGCAATGAAGGGCAACGTGCTCGACATGGCCATCGGCGTCATTATCGGAGGAGCGTTCGGAAAGATCGTTTCATCGCTCGTCAGCGACATTCTGATGCCGCCCATCGGGTTGCTGATGGGGAAGGTGGATTTTTCCAGTCTGTTCCTGACCTTGTCGGGTACCCCACAACCCTCGCTGGTTGCAGCCAAGGCGGCGGGAACGCCGACCCTCAATTACGGCGTATTTCTCCAGAGCGTGTTCGACTTTCTTATCGTCGCCTTCGTGATTTTCATGCTGGTCAAACAAGTCAACCGCTTCAAGCGAGAGGCTCCGCCGGCACCACCGGCCGGCCCTACCAATGAAGAGAAATTGCTGATGGAGATTCGAGACGCGATCAAGAACCAGCGGCATTGA
- a CDS encoding DUF481 domain-containing protein translates to MRGSSTLNAWAIVLALCLAFPLAALASDTDVAPGPPAPVPIDIVTLKDGSILYGEVIEMTEGTLLLKTVDSADKAFKVKWSEVSKLTVTHPLPFHLKEGTILVGTTQADKDGFLLLKVESLAEPLTIPVGSVASINPLVQPPVVFVGAVTAGISTANGNTNFQNASFLLDLTGRSEKLRLLLNGRYVYNENNGQLAARNARGTIKLDFFFTKRFYAFTSAYFEQDTFQDLNLRTALATGPGYQFIDLGDFSGPYFKDITLSGEFGVSYFNEDFKNLPDQSSVRGRGSLRLNWPMLDERIVLYHFGEFFPSFQNSQDYYITMDQGIRLKLIEGFVANFQYTYRYNNKPPAGVQSTDTLYLITFGYNFDTTRRR, encoded by the coding sequence ATGCGAGGATCCTCGACCCTGAACGCCTGGGCAATCGTCCTGGCTCTCTGTTTGGCTTTTCCCTTAGCCGCACTCGCCTCGGACACCGATGTAGCGCCCGGTCCTCCGGCCCCGGTCCCCATCGATATTGTGACCTTGAAAGACGGCAGCATTCTGTACGGCGAGGTCATCGAAATGACCGAGGGGACGCTGCTCCTCAAGACCGTGGACAGCGCCGACAAGGCATTCAAGGTCAAGTGGAGTGAGGTGTCCAAGCTGACCGTGACCCATCCTCTCCCGTTCCATTTGAAGGAGGGTACGATCTTGGTAGGCACGACCCAAGCGGACAAGGACGGTTTCCTCCTGCTGAAAGTGGAATCGCTGGCCGAACCCCTGACGATTCCAGTCGGATCGGTCGCCTCCATCAACCCCCTCGTTCAGCCACCGGTTGTTTTCGTCGGCGCGGTGACGGCCGGCATCTCGACAGCGAACGGCAACACCAATTTTCAAAACGCCAGTTTCCTGTTGGACCTCACCGGACGCAGTGAAAAGCTGCGGCTGCTCTTGAACGGCCGGTATGTCTACAACGAGAACAACGGCCAACTCGCCGCCCGGAATGCCCGTGGCACGATCAAGCTCGACTTCTTTTTCACCAAACGTTTCTATGCCTTTACCAGCGCCTACTTCGAGCAGGATACATTCCAGGATCTGAACCTTCGGACCGCACTGGCGACCGGACCGGGCTATCAGTTTATCGACCTGGGCGATTTTTCCGGCCCGTACTTCAAGGACATCACCCTGTCGGGTGAGTTCGGCGTCAGCTATTTCAATGAGGATTTCAAGAATCTTCCCGATCAGTCGTCCGTGCGCGGACGAGGATCTCTGAGGCTCAATTGGCCCATGCTGGATGAGCGAATCGTGCTCTATCATTTCGGCGAATTTTTCCCCTCTTTCCAGAACAGTCAGGACTACTACATCACGATGGACCAGGGCATCCGGTTAAAGCTTATCGAAGGGTTCGTCGCGAATTTTCAGTACACCTACCGCTATAACAACAAACCCCCGGCCGGTGTTCAGAGCACTGACACGCTGTATCTCATCACGTTCGGCTACAATTTCGACACGACGCGACGGCGTTGA
- a CDS encoding tyrosine recombinase XerC, with protein MDGAIRAFIAFLRAERRASPETLRGYTSDLRQFHSFLLAHRLAVPPVDPGTLSRETVRAYLRWLDRGGIRRSSLARKLASLRSFYRFLVRDGFVTRDPTQDIRTPKQPKLLPRVLTKEEAAAVMTGSPVNPPQSARDCALLETLYSTGARVSEVVALDLEDVRRSDGIVHLRGKGQKERLVPIGDVALRAIGAYLKQAPIPSRPAGSSKQSRVPLFRNRLGGRLTTRSVARIVAQHSSGLTGGSVSPHTLRHSFATHLLDEGADLRSIQEMLGHASLSTTQKYTHVTMDQLLAVYDKAHPRADAATPGQERKAARRR; from the coding sequence ATGGATGGCGCAATCCGGGCTTTCATAGCCTTCCTCCGCGCGGAGCGACGCGCCTCGCCCGAGACACTGCGCGGCTATACGTCGGATCTCCGTCAATTTCACAGCTTTCTCCTTGCCCATCGCCTTGCCGTGCCCCCCGTGGATCCCGGAACTCTATCCCGCGAGACCGTCCGCGCCTACCTTCGGTGGCTGGATCGAGGCGGGATACGGCGCAGTTCCCTGGCGCGGAAGCTGGCCAGTCTCCGGAGCTTCTACCGATTCCTGGTACGCGACGGATTCGTCACGCGCGATCCCACGCAGGATATCCGGACGCCGAAGCAGCCCAAGCTGCTTCCCCGGGTTCTGACGAAGGAGGAGGCGGCCGCCGTGATGACAGGTTCCCCCGTCAACCCCCCGCAATCGGCGAGAGACTGCGCGCTGCTGGAGACGCTCTATTCGACAGGCGCTCGAGTCAGCGAGGTGGTCGCGCTGGACTTGGAAGATGTCCGCCGCTCGGATGGGATCGTTCATCTACGGGGAAAGGGGCAAAAGGAACGGCTCGTGCCGATCGGGGATGTGGCGCTTCGAGCGATCGGCGCATACTTGAAGCAGGCCCCGATTCCCTCGCGACCGGCCGGTTCCTCGAAGCAGTCTCGGGTGCCCCTGTTTCGCAATCGCCTGGGAGGACGATTGACGACCAGGAGCGTCGCCCGCATCGTGGCGCAGCATTCCAGCGGCTTGACCGGCGGTTCGGTCAGCCCCCATACATTGCGCCATTCGTTTGCGACGCATCTTCTCGACGAAGGAGCGGATTTGCGGTCGATCCAAGAAATGTTGGGGCATGCATCGCTGAGTACGACTCAGAAGTATACGCATGTCACGATGGACCAACTCCTGGCCGTCTACGACAAGGCGCATCCGCGAGCCGACGCAGCCACGCCAGGCCAAGAGCGGAAGGCGGCCAGGCGGCGCTAG
- a CDS encoding OmpA family protein, whose product MRGKRLAAFVLGLVVTVGVTGESGAAWYLQEEAPNDSTSRALNEMTAKAKEVPPPADPRDLRIAELERMVAERDKEIARLNGLSGDLSQAKGRSGDLERQLADRDRELADRTHELAALRSSASDSEKLAQQLSSTQRDLEFSKNRTVDLERQMSTLSASSGAEIAALQAGADDKDKLAAELAASKQRTAELEAQCAALGSAAGERDRLTAEVAAAKQRTADLEKQLADRDRDLTGLRGDLSAEKDTLMAEVASAKQHTADLEKQLADRNRELASLRGDLSAEMAKLKEAERGLIRALRPQIDKKNITVDLNNERLLINLNSGYLFDSGDDQLKPGGAEALKQVGAILKEFPEYHVAVDGHTDNRPIRAALKSKFPSNVELSEARARNAAEALAGGGFSGASTAGYSDTKPVASNTTDAGRAQNRRVEIRVTR is encoded by the coding sequence ATGCGAGGCAAGAGACTGGCAGCGTTCGTCCTGGGATTAGTCGTCACGGTCGGAGTGACGGGGGAGAGCGGTGCCGCCTGGTACTTGCAGGAAGAGGCGCCGAATGACAGCACGAGCCGGGCGCTCAACGAGATGACGGCCAAAGCCAAGGAGGTACCCCCTCCAGCGGATCCGCGCGATCTGCGGATCGCAGAACTGGAACGTATGGTGGCGGAGCGGGACAAGGAAATCGCTAGGCTGAACGGACTGTCGGGCGATTTGAGCCAGGCAAAGGGCCGGAGTGGCGATCTGGAGCGCCAACTGGCCGATCGCGACCGGGAGCTCGCCGATCGTACTCACGAATTGGCGGCACTCCGTTCGAGTGCGAGCGATTCTGAAAAACTTGCCCAACAGCTGTCCTCGACACAACGGGATCTCGAATTCTCGAAGAACCGTACGGTTGATCTTGAGAGGCAGATGAGCACCCTCTCAGCCTCCTCCGGTGCGGAGATCGCTGCCCTTCAGGCCGGCGCAGACGACAAGGACAAGCTCGCCGCCGAGTTGGCAGCGTCGAAACAACGGACAGCGGAGCTTGAAGCGCAGTGCGCAGCCCTCGGAAGCGCCGCGGGCGAGCGAGATAGACTCACGGCCGAGGTGGCGGCAGCCAAACAGCGGACCGCCGACCTTGAGAAGCAGCTGGCCGATCGTGATCGGGATCTCACAGGACTTCGCGGTGACCTCTCGGCGGAGAAGGATACACTCATGGCCGAGGTGGCCTCGGCCAAGCAGCATACGGCCGATCTCGAAAAGCAGCTGGCGGACCGGAATCGGGAACTGGCGAGCCTTCGCGGTGACCTCTCGGCGGAGATGGCGAAGCTGAAGGAAGCCGAACGCGGCCTGATCCGGGCGCTTAGACCCCAGATCGACAAGAAAAACATCACCGTCGACTTGAACAACGAACGGCTCCTCATCAACCTGAACTCCGGCTACCTGTTCGACTCCGGAGACGATCAGCTCAAGCCAGGGGGTGCTGAGGCCTTGAAACAGGTCGGCGCGATTCTGAAGGAATTCCCCGAATACCACGTCGCGGTGGACGGGCACACGGACAACCGGCCGATCCGTGCCGCACTGAAAAGCAAATTTCCGTCCAACGTGGAACTGTCTGAAGCGCGCGCGCGGAATGCCGCAGAGGCGCTGGCCGGTGGCGGATTCTCTGGAGCATCCACCGCCGGCTACTCGGATACCAAACCGGTGGCCTCCAATACCACCGATGCCGGACGGGCCCAGAACCGACGGGTGGAAATCCGCGTGACCAGATAG
- the trmFO gene encoding methylenetetrahydrofolate--tRNA-(uracil(54)-C(5))-methyltransferase (FADH(2)-oxidizing) TrmFO produces the protein MRQDIVIIGGGLAGSEAAWQAANRGARVTLYEMRPKEMTPAHKTGSLAELVCSNSLGSADSTTAPGILKEEMRRLDSLVIRAAEQARVPAGAALAVDRQRFSSHVTQALESHANIRILHEEITEIPQDCVCVIASGPLTSDKLSRAIGALAHSRHLYFYDAISPIVDADSIDMKVVFRASRYQKGGDDYLNCPMDESRYDKFYEALLAAEKVQPKEFEKTPYFEACLPIEVMAERGRLTMQFGPMKPVGLVDPRTGRRPFAVVQLRTENSHGSCYNLVGFQTKLTYGEQKRVFRMIPGLEQAEFLRYGSLHRNTFINAPQLLRNTLQLKARESLLFAGQLVGVEGYTDSAAMGGLAGINAARALAGEALLSPPPTTAHGSLVAHITTSDPGRFQPMNANFGLFPPLAAVVRDKSQKRGLIAQRALTDFAAWMAQSGLS, from the coding sequence ATGCGTCAAGACATCGTCATTATTGGCGGCGGGTTAGCCGGATCCGAAGCAGCTTGGCAGGCAGCCAACCGCGGTGCCAGAGTGACGCTCTATGAAATGCGTCCGAAGGAGATGACGCCGGCTCACAAGACGGGGAGCCTGGCCGAACTGGTCTGCTCGAACTCGCTTGGATCCGCGGATTCCACAACGGCCCCGGGAATCCTGAAGGAGGAAATGCGCCGGCTTGATTCGCTGGTGATTCGAGCCGCGGAACAGGCGCGCGTTCCGGCCGGAGCGGCGCTGGCGGTCGATCGTCAACGGTTTTCCTCCCACGTGACTCAGGCTCTTGAGAGCCATGCCAACATTCGGATCCTGCATGAAGAGATCACCGAGATTCCTCAGGACTGCGTCTGTGTCATCGCGTCGGGACCGTTGACGTCCGACAAACTTTCGCGGGCGATCGGAGCCCTCGCCCACTCACGCCATCTGTACTTCTATGACGCGATCTCGCCGATCGTCGATGCCGACTCCATCGACATGAAGGTGGTCTTTCGTGCTTCGCGCTACCAGAAGGGGGGAGACGACTATCTGAACTGCCCGATGGACGAATCGAGGTACGACAAGTTTTACGAGGCCTTGCTCGCGGCTGAAAAAGTGCAGCCGAAGGAATTTGAAAAAACTCCGTATTTCGAGGCCTGTCTCCCGATCGAAGTCATGGCGGAACGCGGGCGTCTGACCATGCAGTTCGGGCCGATGAAACCGGTGGGACTCGTGGATCCCCGCACGGGGCGACGGCCGTTCGCAGTCGTGCAGTTGCGCACGGAGAACAGCCATGGGTCCTGTTATAACCTGGTCGGGTTCCAGACGAAGTTGACCTATGGCGAGCAGAAGCGGGTGTTCCGAATGATACCGGGCTTGGAACAAGCGGAATTTCTCCGTTATGGCAGTCTTCACCGCAATACGTTTATCAACGCGCCCCAATTGCTTCGCAACACGCTTCAGCTCAAGGCCCGCGAGTCGTTGCTGTTCGCCGGGCAGTTGGTCGGGGTCGAAGGCTATACGGATTCGGCTGCGATGGGAGGGCTCGCGGGAATCAACGCGGCTCGCGCGTTGGCCGGGGAGGCCTTGCTGTCGCCTCCGCCGACAACGGCTCACGGCAGTCTCGTAGCTCATATCACCACCTCAGATCCCGGGCGTTTTCAGCCGATGAACGCGAATTTCGGCCTCTTCCCACCGCTGGCCGCGGTGGTGAGGGATAAATCGCAGAAGCGTGGTCTCATCGCCCAGCGTGCGCTGACGGACTTTGCCGCATGGATGGCGCAATCCGGGCTTTCATAG
- a CDS encoding mechanosensitive ion channel family protein codes for MIAMETLTQYAVRYGLQAVVAIGIFAVGVIVARWAGNLARQQLERHTLEPPVRLLLVRVVRIIVLLFTTVIALEALGVPIAPLIAGIGVAGVGIGLALQGVLGNVMAGLSIIFTKPYRVGEHISVLGVHGDVVMIDIFSTVLMHADHSRVIIPNRKIIGEILHNFGTIRQMTLTVNIAYTADMDRALAITREVLQSHPKILKDPAPSVGISALGQPAITIAIQPWTAVADYGSTQGEINKAVMERFRAAQIEFAPSAVVPRP; via the coding sequence ATGATTGCAATGGAGACGCTCACGCAATACGCCGTGCGATACGGCCTGCAAGCTGTGGTAGCGATCGGGATTTTCGCCGTCGGAGTGATCGTGGCGAGATGGGCGGGGAACCTGGCAAGACAGCAGCTTGAGCGCCACACGCTCGAGCCGCCGGTCCGGCTGCTGTTGGTTCGCGTCGTCAGAATCATCGTCCTGTTGTTCACGACGGTCATCGCCCTGGAGGCGCTCGGAGTGCCCATCGCTCCCTTGATCGCAGGCATCGGCGTCGCCGGCGTGGGGATCGGACTCGCGCTCCAAGGTGTACTCGGCAACGTCATGGCCGGGCTGTCCATTATCTTCACGAAACCCTACCGGGTCGGCGAGCACATCTCGGTGTTGGGCGTGCACGGAGATGTCGTCATGATCGACATCTTTTCCACCGTCCTCATGCACGCGGATCACTCCCGCGTGATCATCCCGAATCGGAAGATCATCGGAGAGATTCTTCATAATTTCGGCACGATCCGTCAAATGACTCTCACCGTCAACATCGCGTACACGGCCGATATGGACCGGGCATTGGCCATCACGCGGGAGGTGCTCCAGAGCCACCCCAAGATCCTGAAGGATCCAGCTCCGTCGGTCGGTATCAGCGCGCTCGGCCAGCCGGCCATCACCATTGCCATTCAACCCTGGACGGCCGTCGCGGATTACGGTTCGACCCAAGGGGAAATCAACAAGGCAGTGATGGAACGGTTTCGGGCCGCGCAGATCGAGTTTGCCCCTTCCGCCGTTGTACCAAGGCCCTAG
- a CDS encoding YbaB/EbfC family nucleoid-associated protein, with translation MKNPFGNMANIMKQAQAMQQQMAKLQEEAANKTTTGSAGGGTVTVTANGAMQLVGISINPEAVKPDDVEMLQDLILAATNEALRRAHDMMAEQMKAVTGGMNMPGLF, from the coding sequence ATGAAGAATCCGTTTGGAAACATGGCCAACATCATGAAGCAGGCGCAGGCCATGCAGCAGCAAATGGCGAAGCTGCAGGAAGAGGCGGCGAATAAAACCACCACCGGTTCCGCTGGCGGCGGGACCGTCACCGTGACGGCCAATGGCGCCATGCAACTCGTCGGGATCAGCATTAATCCCGAAGCGGTCAAGCCCGACGACGTGGAGATGCTGCAGGATTTGATTTTGGCTGCGACGAACGAAGCGCTTCGGAGGGCCCATGACATGATGGCCGAGCAGATGAAAGCCGTGACCGGCGGCATGAACATGCCTGGATTGTTTTAG